DNA from Acidobacteriota bacterium:
CGATTTATCAGCAACCATTTCATCTAGGAAGAAACTCATGGACGTTGATGTCAACAAACTCAGGGCCGAACTCGGCATCTCGATGGAGGCGCTGGCGCGAAAGCTGGGCGTCTCATATATATCGGTATTCAACTGGTCTCATGGAACGCGCAAGCCGAGCGGCCTGGCGAATGACCAGCTTGTCCGCCTTGCCCGCCAGGTTGCACGGCAGAAGGAGCGCGAGGCGGCTGCCAAGCGGATCGCCGAGGCCAACGGGGAGATGCTCCATGTCACATAAGATCCGCCTCGACCGGAAGCGGCCGCTCCGCT
Protein-coding regions in this window:
- a CDS encoding helix-turn-helix transcriptional regulator; amino-acid sequence: MDVDVNKLRAELGISMEALARKLGVSYISVFNWSHGTRKPSGLANDQLVRLARQVARQKEREAAAKRIAEANGEMLHVT